From the genome of Parazoarcus communis, one region includes:
- a CDS encoding dinitrogenase iron-molybdenum cofactor biosynthesis protein — MQESAMPITRDAALRVALAARSMPGITLPKLIDVLQNRIGSEQIDTDDLRTVTVTDLKTAFASVDGEEDGEDIGIGLEAMKLAVRILWGDTQGEPLPPVQAFAEGDMKGSVRVALASDSGEALNGHFGSCIRYLVYQVSATEIRLVDIRDALEADFADDKNGFRVQLISDCHVLYVVSIGGPAAAKVIKGNIYPIKRIEGGPAMEVMAEFQDMMKGSPPPWLAKILGVSAERRLRNYAAASVEE; from the coding sequence ATGCAAGAGAGCGCAATGCCCATCACCCGTGACGCCGCGCTGCGCGTCGCCCTCGCAGCCCGGTCGATGCCGGGCATCACCCTGCCGAAACTGATCGATGTGCTGCAGAACCGGATTGGCAGCGAGCAGATCGACACCGACGATCTGCGTACGGTGACCGTGACGGATCTGAAGACGGCCTTTGCCAGCGTGGATGGCGAGGAGGATGGCGAAGACATCGGAATCGGCCTGGAGGCGATGAAGCTCGCCGTGCGCATCCTGTGGGGCGACACCCAGGGCGAGCCCTTGCCGCCGGTGCAGGCGTTCGCTGAGGGCGACATGAAGGGGTCGGTGCGGGTGGCGCTCGCCTCCGACAGTGGCGAGGCGCTCAACGGGCATTTCGGGTCCTGTATCCGCTATCTGGTCTATCAGGTGTCGGCGACCGAAATCCGCCTGGTGGACATCCGCGACGCGCTCGAGGCCGATTTTGCCGACGACAAGAATGGCTTTCGCGTGCAGCTCATCTCCGATTGCCATGTGCTCTACGTCGTCTCCATCGGTGGTCCGGCGGCGGCGAAGGTGATCAAGGGCAATATCTACCCGATCAAGCGTATCGAGGGCGGACCGGCGATGGAGGTGATGGCCGAGTTTCAGGACATGATGAAGGGCTCGCCGCCGCCCTGGCTGGCCAAGATCCTGGGTGTCAGCGCCGAGCGGCGGCTGCGAAACTATGCTGCGGCGTCGGTCGAGGAGTGA
- a CDS encoding peptidase U32 family protein: MNARHQLELLSPAKNADFGIEAITHGADAVYIGGPSFGARASAENTVADIARLAAHAHRFHAQVFVALNTILRDDELEDARKLIWQLYDAGADALIVQDMGLLELDLPPIQLHASTQTDIRDAAKARFLQDVGFSQIVLARELTLDEVKKIAAATECQLEYFVHGALCVAFSGQCYISHAHTGRSANRGECSQACRLPYDLADKDGNIIARDQHMLSMKDNNQSANLRTLAAAGVSSFKIEGRYKDLSYVKNITAHYRQLLDEIIEHPDADGPAWQRASSGRSTFLFIPQAEKTFNRGYTDYFTNKRQHGIEAFESPKFVGEAIGRVTRIDTKAGKFFEIERVAPIHNGDGLTWYDAKGDLTGLRINRAEHDAAGEGVDRIFTADALPADLVPGISVFRNHDQAFERALEKKSADRRITVDARFFKTSDGYALTLSDADGVTATAAIQAAHEAAQQAERALGTIRDHIAKLGNTIFTAQEITLDVADAPFLPASALNALRRDAVERLEAARLQAHARPPRAAPVEPPVPFPDDSLSYLANVLNEKARDFYVKHGVKLIDAAYEANEEHGEVSVMITKHCLRYSFNLCPKEVKGIRPDPMTLVNGKETLTLRFDCKRCEMHVMGELKPHVARLQAQIAPQKISFHPTRPGAGVTVQ; encoded by the coding sequence ATGAACGCCCGTCACCAACTCGAACTCCTGTCCCCGGCCAAGAATGCCGACTTCGGCATCGAAGCCATCACCCACGGGGCAGACGCCGTCTATATCGGCGGCCCGTCGTTCGGCGCACGTGCCTCAGCGGAAAACACGGTCGCCGACATTGCCCGCCTGGCCGCCCATGCCCATCGTTTTCATGCGCAGGTGTTCGTGGCGCTCAACACCATCCTGCGTGACGATGAGCTCGAGGATGCGCGCAAGCTCATCTGGCAACTCTACGACGCCGGTGCCGACGCGCTGATCGTGCAGGACATGGGCCTGCTCGAACTCGACCTGCCCCCGATCCAGCTCCATGCCAGCACCCAGACCGACATCCGCGACGCGGCCAAGGCCCGCTTCCTGCAGGACGTCGGTTTTTCGCAGATCGTGCTCGCACGTGAGCTTACGCTGGATGAGGTGAAGAAGATCGCCGCCGCCACCGAGTGCCAGCTCGAGTATTTCGTCCATGGCGCACTGTGCGTGGCCTTCAGCGGCCAGTGCTACATCAGCCATGCCCACACCGGACGCAGCGCCAACCGCGGCGAGTGTTCGCAGGCCTGTCGCCTGCCCTACGACCTGGCCGACAAGGACGGCAACATCATCGCCCGCGACCAGCACATGCTGTCGATGAAGGACAACAACCAGAGCGCCAACCTGCGCACCCTGGCTGCGGCCGGCGTGAGCTCGTTCAAGATCGAGGGTCGCTACAAGGACCTCTCCTACGTCAAGAACATCACCGCGCACTACCGTCAGCTGCTCGACGAGATCATCGAACACCCCGATGCCGACGGCCCCGCATGGCAGCGCGCCTCGAGCGGGCGCAGCACCTTCCTGTTCATACCGCAGGCGGAGAAGACCTTCAACCGCGGCTATACCGATTACTTCACCAACAAGCGTCAGCACGGCATCGAAGCCTTCGAGTCGCCCAAGTTCGTCGGAGAGGCGATCGGTCGCGTGACCCGCATCGACACCAAGGCCGGCAAGTTCTTCGAGATCGAGCGCGTGGCGCCGATCCACAACGGCGACGGCCTCACCTGGTACGACGCCAAGGGCGACCTCACCGGTCTGCGCATCAACCGTGCCGAGCACGACGCGGCAGGCGAAGGCGTGGATCGCATCTTTACTGCCGACGCGCTGCCGGCCGACCTGGTGCCTGGCATCTCGGTGTTCCGCAACCACGATCAGGCTTTCGAGCGTGCGCTGGAAAAGAAATCCGCGGATCGCCGCATCACGGTGGACGCACGCTTTTTCAAGACCTCCGATGGCTACGCGCTGACTCTGAGCGACGCGGACGGCGTGACCGCAACGGCCGCCATTCAGGCCGCCCACGAAGCCGCTCAACAGGCCGAACGCGCACTGGGCACGATCCGCGACCACATTGCCAAGCTTGGCAACACGATCTTCACGGCACAGGAAATCACGCTCGATGTCGCCGACGCGCCCTTCCTGCCGGCCTCGGCGCTCAATGCGCTGCGTCGTGACGCCGTCGAACGGCTGGAAGCTGCGCGCCTGCAGGCCCACGCCCGTCCGCCGCGTGCGGCGCCGGTCGAACCGCCCGTTCCATTCCCGGACGACTCGCTGAGCTATCTCGCCAACGTCCTCAACGAAAAGGCGCGTGATTTCTATGTGAAACACGGCGTCAAGCTGATCGACGCGGCCTACGAGGCCAATGAAGAGCACGGCGAGGTGTCAGTGATGATCACCAAGCACTGCCTGCGCTACAGCTTCAACCTGTGCCCCAAGGAAGTGAAAGGCATCCGCCCCGACCCGATGACCCTGGTCAACGGCAAGGAGACCCTCACGCTGCGCTTCGACTGCAAGCGCTGCGAGATGCACGTGATGGGCGAACTGAAGCCGCACGTCGCCAGGCTGCAGGCACAGATCGCACCGCAGAAGATCAGCTTCCATCCCACGCGCCCCGGTGCGGGCGTTACCGTTCAGTAG
- a CDS encoding SlyX family protein yields the protein MEERIERLESKLMFAEDLLDELNRTVYRQQQQIDLMQQHLRQLAQQMQAVQPPGRLSPEDEVPPHY from the coding sequence ATGGAAGAGCGCATCGAACGCCTCGAATCGAAGCTGATGTTTGCCGAGGATCTGCTCGACGAACTCAATCGCACCGTCTACCGCCAGCAACAGCAGATCGACCTGATGCAGCAGCATCTGCGGCAACTTGCGCAGCAGATGCAGGCCGTTCAGCCTCCCGGACGTCTGAGTCCGGAAGACGAAGTGCCGCCGCACTACTGA
- the ylqF gene encoding ribosome biogenesis GTPase YlqF: protein MPIQWFPGHMNSARRKAAETLAAIDVVIEVTDARLPEASSNPMIGELRRFRNRPCLKLLNKADLADPVATQAWMDFYNRQPGVKAVSISAKKPADVARITGLCRQLAPHRSDNIKPLRMILMGIPNVGKSTLMNALIKRKVAKVGDEPAVTKSQQTLDLGPGLTLTDTPGLMWPKIDYDSDGFMLAASHAIGRNAVIDEEVAAFLGDVLLERYPALLAARYRIDPSNFDGPGLVEEVGRRRGCLQKGGGLDLEKAAQILLLDYRSGALGRISLETPDSRSQMLAAALANGPAPVNPDLAVDEDEEE, encoded by the coding sequence ATGCCCATCCAGTGGTTCCCCGGTCACATGAACTCCGCGCGCCGGAAAGCTGCAGAGACGCTGGCTGCGATTGATGTCGTCATCGAAGTGACCGATGCCCGCCTGCCCGAAGCCAGCAGCAATCCGATGATCGGAGAGTTGCGCCGCTTCCGCAATCGCCCCTGTCTCAAGCTGCTTAACAAGGCGGATCTCGCAGATCCGGTGGCGACGCAGGCGTGGATGGATTTCTACAACCGTCAGCCCGGGGTGAAGGCCGTGTCGATTTCGGCCAAGAAGCCGGCTGACGTGGCACGCATCACCGGCTTGTGTCGCCAGCTCGCGCCGCACCGCAGCGACAACATCAAGCCGCTGCGGATGATCCTGATGGGCATCCCCAACGTGGGCAAGTCCACGTTGATGAATGCCCTGATCAAGCGCAAGGTGGCCAAGGTTGGCGACGAACCGGCGGTGACCAAGAGCCAGCAGACGCTCGATCTCGGTCCCGGCCTGACGCTCACCGATACGCCCGGACTGATGTGGCCCAAGATCGACTACGATTCCGACGGCTTCATGCTCGCGGCGAGCCATGCGATCGGCCGCAATGCGGTGATCGACGAGGAGGTCGCGGCCTTTCTGGGTGACGTGCTGCTTGAACGCTACCCTGCGCTGCTCGCCGCCCGCTATCGCATTGACCCGTCGAACTTCGACGGACCGGGGCTGGTCGAGGAGGTCGGACGTCGTCGCGGCTGCCTGCAGAAGGGGGGCGGTCTCGACCTGGAGAAAGCCGCTCAGATCCTGTTGCTCGACTATCGCAGCGGCGCGCTGGGCAGGATCAGTCTGGAAACCCCCGACAGCCGCAGCCAGATGCTTGCGGCTGCGCTTGCGAACGGGCCCGCGCCGGTCAATCCAGACCTTGCAGTGGATGAGGACGAAGAAGAATAA
- the cspE gene encoding cold-shock protein: MSTQTGTVKWFNDAKGFGFITPEQGGDDLFAHFSEIQGKGFKSLAENQRVEFEVKNGPKGLQAANIRPL; the protein is encoded by the coding sequence ATGAGCACTCAAACCGGTACCGTCAAGTGGTTCAACGACGCCAAGGGCTTCGGCTTCATCACCCCGGAACAGGGCGGTGACGACCTGTTCGCACACTTCAGCGAAATTCAAGGCAAGGGCTTCAAGAGCCTGGCCGAGAACCAGCGCGTAGAATTCGAAGTCAAGAACGGCCCCAAGGGCCTGCAGGCGGCCAACATCCGCCCGCTCTGA
- a CDS encoding YitT family protein, with product MSNAPSQSAPEAPAELSARHSPLDDVQALLVGTLFLALSISFFRDAGMLTGGTAGLAFLIHYAFDLPFGAAFFAINLPFYIFALRALGREFTLKTFCTVLLLSVCTEYLPSMLSIAHVDPVFAAIMGGLLAGTGLLMLIRHRSSLGGVGVLAIYLQQRKGWRAGWVQMAADCVIMALALLAVDARLVGLSVLGAVAVNFVIAVNHRPGRYFGI from the coding sequence ATGTCGAACGCGCCCTCTCAGTCCGCTCCGGAAGCCCCTGCCGAACTGAGCGCCCGCCACAGCCCGCTAGACGACGTGCAAGCCCTGCTCGTGGGCACGCTGTTTCTGGCCCTGTCGATCTCGTTCTTTCGCGACGCGGGCATGCTCACCGGCGGCACGGCCGGTCTGGCCTTCCTGATCCACTACGCCTTCGACCTGCCCTTCGGCGCAGCCTTCTTCGCGATCAACCTGCCCTTCTACATCTTTGCGCTGCGCGCACTCGGACGCGAGTTCACGCTGAAGACCTTCTGTACCGTGCTGCTGCTCTCGGTGTGCACCGAGTATCTGCCCAGCATGCTCAGCATCGCCCACGTCGACCCGGTCTTTGCCGCGATCATGGGCGGACTGCTAGCGGGTACCGGCCTGCTCATGCTGATCCGCCACCGCTCCAGCCTGGGCGGGGTCGGCGTGCTGGCGATCTACCTGCAACAGCGCAAAGGCTGGCGCGCGGGCTGGGTGCAGATGGCGGCGGACTGCGTGATCATGGCGCTCGCGCTGCTGGCGGTCGACGCCCGGCTGGTCGGGCTTTCGGTGCTCGGCGCGGTGGCGGTGAACTTCGTCATTGCTGTGAATCACCGCCCCGGGCGTTATTTCGGGATCTGA